From Vitis vinifera cultivar Pinot Noir 40024 chromosome 3, ASM3070453v1, the proteins below share one genomic window:
- the LOC100242451 gene encoding basic form of pathogenesis-related protein 1, translated as MGLCKISVALACLIGSALLVHTSYAQNSQQDYLNAHNTARAQVSVGPMTWNNTVAAYAQSYANKQIGDCNLVHSNGPYGENLAKGSGSFTGTAAVNLWVAEKPNYDYNSNSCVGGECRHYTQVVWRNSVSLGCARAQCNNGWWYIICNYYPPGNYIGQRPY; from the coding sequence ATGGGGTTGTGTAAGATTTCAGTAGCACTTGCTTGTCTCATAGGCTCGGCCCTGCTGGTTCACACCTCCTATGCTCAAAACTCACAACAAGACTACCTCAATGCTCACAATACTGCTCGGGCACAAGTTAGTGTTGGGCCTATGACATGGAACAACACCGTAGCCGCCTATGCTCAGAGCTATGCCAACAAACAGATCGGGGACTGCAATCTCGTGCATTCGAATGGGCCTTATGGGGAGAACCTTGCTAAGGGCAGTGGTTCATTTACAGGCACTGCGGCAGTGAACTTGTGGGTGGCGGAGAAGCCTAATTATGATTACAACTCCAACTCATGCGTTGGTGGGGAATGCAGGCACTATACTCAAGTTGTTTGGCGTAACTCAGTGAGTCTTGGGTGTGCTAGGGCTCAGTGCAACAATGGATGGTGGTACATCATATGTAACTACTATCCTCCGGGCAACTACATCGGACAGCGTCCTTATTGA